From Maribacter dokdonensis DSW-8, the proteins below share one genomic window:
- a CDS encoding purine-cytosine permease family protein has product MPTTQDYSALKKLNEEQLPVAKHKLHDWTHFAGLYAAEHVAATEFVIGATFVALGAKTMDIILGLLIGNILAVLSWTFITSPIAVDTRLSLYTYLNKIAGDSMTKLYNWANVIIFSVISAAMITVSATAVRFAFDIPAQLNWYPTNMWFVVIVFCVGLVVVSIALYGFNAVSEFSGICAPWLFVMFTSGAMVLLPALSLDVLGTTLPSGWNELISLGDKSIWTGINSAGEPGIGLLEVIGFAWAANTITHFGLIDMALLRFAKKKSYGLATSTGMMFGHFVAWIAAGIMGAGAAVIIGKTIVELDPGDVAFYALGWSGFVIVIVAGWTTAITNLYRAGLAAQAIFHRHSRKKTTIIVGLITIAIACFPFVFSQILPLLTYAGLLVVPVGAIVFAEHQIFPRIGYTRYWSAYRNLTFSTPAIASWGLGLVFGFGLNALNVMSFFYLFIPTWIFTIIIYTVLAGKFGAKNKYPEEKEKERLRNEKIISYQEEKSLTETKPVKDTTLLTKILKIVSLIALIITLILAGIVLFSSASENIYIENRETFYYYAFICTVVYFVTAYAALLRGKSKNIS; this is encoded by the coding sequence ATGCCAACTACTCAAGATTATTCCGCATTAAAAAAATTAAACGAAGAGCAATTACCCGTTGCAAAACATAAATTACACGATTGGACTCATTTTGCCGGTCTATATGCCGCCGAGCACGTAGCAGCAACTGAATTTGTTATTGGAGCTACTTTCGTAGCCCTTGGAGCAAAAACAATGGATATTATTTTAGGGCTTCTGATCGGTAATATATTAGCGGTCTTAAGCTGGACGTTCATTACCTCTCCTATCGCCGTAGACACAAGATTAAGCTTGTATACCTACCTGAATAAGATTGCGGGGGATTCTATGACCAAGCTTTACAATTGGGCCAATGTCATTATTTTCTCCGTTATATCCGCAGCAATGATTACCGTATCTGCCACTGCGGTACGTTTTGCTTTTGACATTCCGGCACAACTTAATTGGTACCCTACCAATATGTGGTTTGTGGTCATTGTTTTTTGTGTTGGTCTGGTGGTTGTATCCATTGCTTTATATGGTTTTAACGCAGTATCCGAATTTTCTGGAATATGTGCGCCATGGTTATTTGTAATGTTTACCAGCGGTGCTATGGTTTTATTACCTGCATTATCCCTTGATGTTTTAGGAACTACCTTACCCAGCGGATGGAATGAATTGATTTCATTGGGCGATAAATCCATATGGACCGGAATCAACAGTGCTGGGGAACCTGGCATTGGATTATTGGAAGTTATTGGCTTTGCATGGGCCGCCAATACCATTACCCACTTTGGTTTAATTGATATGGCGTTGTTACGATTTGCCAAAAAGAAATCATACGGGCTAGCAACCAGTACGGGTATGATGTTCGGTCATTTCGTTGCATGGATCGCAGCTGGTATTATGGGTGCCGGTGCAGCTGTGATCATAGGTAAAACTATCGTTGAATTAGATCCAGGAGATGTAGCCTTCTATGCTTTGGGATGGTCCGGATTTGTCATTGTTATCGTTGCCGGATGGACCACTGCAATAACTAACTTATATAGGGCAGGGTTGGCTGCACAAGCCATATTCCACAGACACTCTCGTAAAAAAACAACCATTATCGTTGGTCTTATTACCATTGCCATTGCTTGTTTTCCTTTTGTGTTTTCTCAAATTCTGCCCTTACTTACCTATGCCGGTCTATTGGTTGTACCTGTAGGCGCAATAGTATTTGCCGAACACCAAATTTTCCCAAGAATAGGGTACACCCGTTATTGGTCGGCCTACCGTAATCTAACCTTTAGCACACCTGCCATTGCTTCATGGGGATTAGGATTAGTTTTTGGGTTTGGTTTAAATGCCTTAAACGTAATGTCTTTCTTCTATTTATTTATACCTACATGGATTTTCACCATAATCATTTACACCGTTCTTGCCGGTAAATTTGGTGCTAAAAACAAATATCCGGAAGAAAAAGAAAAAGAGAGGTTAAGAAATGAAAAAATCATTTCCTACCAAGAAGAAAAAAGTTTAACCGAAACTAAACCAGTGAAGGACACCACGCTACTCACAAAAATTTTAAAGATAGTATCGCTCATTGCTTTGATCATAACCTTAATTTTGGCGGGCATTGTATTGTTTAGCAGTGCAAGCGAAAATATTTACATTGAAAATAGAGAAACCTTTTACTATTATGCGTTTATATGCACGGTAGTTTACTTTGTTACTGCCTATGCGGCATTATTACGCGGAAAATCTAAAAATATTAGCTAA
- a CDS encoding DUF6503 family protein, whose protein sequence is MNYKISSLIFLSILTFSCKNDKKVQHEETVTSTYKNKGHELVSKMIEKVGDYKTLRNKKDVVYTYTYQTPDGKTDITTEKYIFDGELSYGKYEKHQRTLSNFDGPIEQGYNGKVYWLKHNGNIIEDSVALKRVAFNRPTNFYWFTMFQKLLDPGITYEYLGEKTVDDKNYDIVKVSFDFGNSKPTDIYQLYINKNTMLVDQFLFTVADFGAMETPNLMVLEYEKVDDMLIPTKRQYKKSTWNADVTDAPWIKVNWTNIKFDNGLKLIDFQK, encoded by the coding sequence ATGAATTATAAAATTTCAAGCCTAATTTTTCTTAGCATACTAACTTTCTCTTGTAAAAACGATAAAAAAGTACAGCATGAGGAAACTGTTACGTCTACCTATAAAAACAAAGGACATGAACTTGTCTCTAAAATGATTGAAAAAGTAGGTGATTACAAAACTTTAAGAAATAAGAAGGATGTAGTTTACACATATACCTACCAAACGCCCGATGGCAAAACCGATATAACAACCGAAAAATACATTTTTGACGGTGAATTATCTTATGGAAAATATGAAAAACACCAGAGAACCTTAAGTAATTTTGATGGTCCCATTGAACAAGGATATAACGGAAAGGTATATTGGCTAAAGCATAATGGAAATATCATCGAAGATTCTGTAGCCCTAAAAAGAGTCGCTTTCAATAGACCTACTAATTTCTATTGGTTTACCATGTTTCAAAAATTATTAGATCCCGGGATAACTTATGAATATTTAGGGGAGAAAACTGTGGATGATAAGAACTATGACATTGTTAAGGTATCATTCGACTTTGGTAACTCCAAACCGACCGACATCTATCAATTGTATATCAACAAGAATACAATGTTAGTAGACCAATTCTTATTTACCGTTGCGGATTTTGGAGCTATGGAAACTCCTAACTTAATGGTATTGGAATATGAAAAAGTAGATGACATGCTTATTCCGACCAAACGTCAATATAAAAAATCTACATGGAATGCAGATGTTACGGATGCTCCTTGGATCAAGGTAAATTGGACCAACATTAAGTTTGATAATGGTTTAAAACTTATTGATTTTCAGAAATAG
- a CDS encoding haloacid dehalogenase type II, with product MKNNRRDFIKKSTILGAAGATIPAIGFANKKEPKTDRPKVLFFDVNETLLDLTAMKDSVAKALNGRNDLLPLWFTTMLQYSLVSTVANQYNDFAIIGAAALQMVAANNGITLTHEEAKKSIVDPIRLLPAHPEVASSLQRLKDAGYTLVSFTNSSNKGVETQFKNAGLTKYFDQRLSIEDMGKFKPHVDAYNWAARKMNIKPEECLLVAAHGWDISGALWAGWRGAFISRPGAQLYPLSPTPEINEQNLKLVADRLISLP from the coding sequence ATGAAAAACAACAGAAGAGACTTTATTAAGAAATCAACCATTTTAGGAGCGGCAGGTGCAACAATACCTGCTATAGGCTTTGCTAATAAAAAAGAACCAAAGACCGATAGACCCAAAGTTCTTTTTTTTGATGTCAATGAAACCTTGTTGGATTTAACCGCCATGAAAGATAGCGTAGCCAAAGCCCTTAACGGCAGAAACGACCTGCTACCGCTATGGTTTACAACCATGTTGCAGTACTCCTTGGTTTCCACAGTTGCCAATCAATACAATGATTTTGCCATTATTGGCGCCGCAGCCTTACAAATGGTTGCGGCAAATAACGGTATCACCTTAACTCATGAAGAAGCTAAAAAATCAATTGTTGATCCTATCCGTTTGTTACCCGCACACCCTGAAGTTGCTTCTTCATTGCAGCGCTTAAAAGATGCCGGCTATACTTTAGTTTCATTCACAAACTCATCCAATAAAGGTGTTGAAACACAATTTAAAAATGCAGGACTCACCAAGTATTTTGATCAACGTTTAAGCATTGAGGATATGGGCAAGTTTAAACCACATGTAGATGCATATAATTGGGCAGCCAGAAAAATGAACATCAAACCAGAGGAATGCTTATTGGTAGCGGCCCATGGTTGGGATATTTCTGGAGCATTATGGGCTGGCTGGAGAGGAGCATTCATTAGTAGACCAGGTGCGCAATTGTATCCACTTTCCCCTACCCCAGAAATAAATGAACAAAACTTGAAACTGGTTGCCGATAGACTTATCAGCCTACCATAA
- a CDS encoding TetR/AcrR family transcriptional regulator yields MKQALKSELSKQLILNEAFKLFYEEGFKTTSIDKIMKATTMTKGAFYHHYANKKELGIEVITQKLQRRVQKRMVYPLYQNGNAYAILEDTFLNSLKSFSMYEKKHGCPTNNLINEIGDYENVYQKALKNIIEEWKRALVELIDRGKSENTIKKDISSAAAAIYLISAFEGIRGIRKLYNDDEVINEYLNGLSMYLNQIKQ; encoded by the coding sequence ATGAAACAGGCATTAAAATCTGAGCTTTCTAAACAACTGATTCTTAACGAAGCGTTTAAGTTGTTTTACGAAGAAGGTTTTAAAACGACAAGCATTGATAAAATAATGAAGGCAACTACGATGACTAAAGGAGCCTTCTATCACCATTATGCAAATAAAAAAGAATTAGGCATTGAAGTAATTACACAAAAATTACAGCGCAGAGTTCAAAAAAGAATGGTATATCCTCTATACCAAAACGGTAATGCATATGCTATTTTAGAAGATACTTTTTTAAACAGCCTAAAGTCTTTCTCCATGTATGAGAAGAAACACGGTTGCCCCACAAATAATCTCATCAATGAAATTGGGGATTATGAAAATGTATATCAAAAAGCACTAAAAAATATTATAGAGGAATGGAAAAGGGCACTCGTAGAATTAATTGATAGAGGAAAGTCTGAAAATACCATCAAAAAGGATATTTCAAGTGCTGCGGCCGCTATTTATTTAATCAGCGCCTTTGAAGGTATACGTGGAATTCGAAAACTTTATAATGATGATGAAGTAATCAACGAATATCTAAATGGGCTATCTATGTACCTAAATCAAATAAAGCAATAA
- a CDS encoding MBL fold metallo-hydrolase, which produces MIAIVSIIGVLVVIYLLFTNYYPSFGGDVSKEQQKTYQLSSNYKDGKFRNSNDVPKEMSLSETLSLVYTFFTTKVPNGRPTKDIIPQHLKKVNVSNYKGDTRLIWFGHSSFLLQINGKNILIDPMFGKVPAPHPLLGSSRFNKEFPIEIDQLPVIDAVIYSHDHYDHLDYESVLKIKDKTKHFYTPLGVGVHLSAWNIPKEKITEMDWWQETALDDIRLVCTPAQHFSGRKMNNGQSTLWSSWVITTTTDNIFFSGDSGYASHFKEIGDTYGPFDLALMECGQYNEKWSDIHMMPEETAMAGVDIKAKNVMPIHWAGFKLALHEWTDPIVRVKAKAKELNLNIISPEIGQEIIVKDTVNNYTDWWKNYE; this is translated from the coding sequence ATGATAGCAATAGTATCTATTATAGGAGTTTTAGTGGTGATCTATTTATTATTCACCAATTATTACCCAAGCTTTGGCGGAGATGTTTCAAAAGAGCAACAAAAAACCTATCAACTATCCAGTAACTATAAAGATGGTAAATTCAGAAATAGTAATGATGTACCAAAAGAAATGAGTTTAAGTGAAACCTTAAGCCTGGTATACACGTTCTTTACCACAAAAGTACCTAATGGAAGACCTACAAAAGATATTATTCCACAACATCTAAAAAAGGTAAATGTTTCAAATTACAAAGGTGATACCAGATTGATCTGGTTTGGTCATTCTTCCTTTTTATTACAGATAAATGGGAAAAACATCCTCATAGATCCAATGTTCGGCAAAGTACCTGCACCTCACCCGCTATTGGGCAGCAGCCGTTTCAATAAAGAATTCCCCATAGAAATTGATCAGCTACCTGTCATAGATGCCGTAATATATTCGCATGATCATTATGATCATTTAGATTATGAATCAGTTTTGAAGATCAAGGATAAAACCAAACACTTCTATACACCACTTGGGGTTGGTGTTCATTTGAGTGCTTGGAACATACCAAAAGAGAAAATTACAGAAATGGACTGGTGGCAAGAAACGGCACTGGACGATATAAGATTAGTATGTACTCCGGCACAGCATTTTTCTGGCAGAAAAATGAATAACGGTCAAAGTACATTATGGAGCTCTTGGGTGATTACCACAACAACAGATAATATATTTTTTAGTGGTGACAGTGGGTATGCAAGCCATTTTAAAGAAATTGGAGATACATATGGTCCGTTTGATCTGGCTTTAATGGAGTGCGGCCAGTACAATGAAAAATGGTCAGATATACATATGATGCCTGAAGAAACAGCTATGGCAGGCGTAGATATTAAAGCTAAAAATGTAATGCCCATACACTGGGCCGGTTTTAAATTGGCTTTACATGAATGGACAGATCCCATTGTACGAGTGAAGGCTAAGGCAAAAGAATTGAACCTAAATATAATTTCACCGGAAATTGGACAAGAAATCATAGTAAAAGATACTGTAAACAATTATACAGATTGGTGGAAAAACTATGAATAG